A genome region from Pseudomonas sp. N3-W includes the following:
- the flgD gene encoding flagellar hook assembly protein FlgD: MSVTDSTGGLSMTDILANSSVKAPTSTTGGIASAATAATGGQTLGKDAFLQLLVTQLKNQNPLDPQDNSAFVAQLAQFSSLEGITTLNTTVSSIASNASSSQALQASSLVGRSVIVQTNSLQLDDPTKAVNGSVNLTSSIASGTVTISDSTGKAVKTIDLGTRAAGSAAFTWDGTDSSGATVPVGTYTVKASAPINGTATDLAVYLPATVNSVTLSQTGGELTLNLAGLGPVALSKVQTIGI, translated from the coding sequence ATGAGTGTTACTGATTCCACCGGCGGCTTGAGCATGACTGACATTCTGGCCAACTCGTCCGTCAAGGCACCGACTTCCACTACGGGCGGCATTGCTTCGGCGGCCACTGCCGCGACCGGCGGCCAGACCCTGGGCAAGGATGCGTTCCTGCAATTGCTGGTGACCCAGCTGAAAAACCAGAACCCGCTGGACCCGCAGGACAACAGTGCGTTCGTCGCCCAGTTGGCCCAGTTCAGTAGCCTGGAAGGCATCACCACGCTGAACACCACCGTCAGCTCGATTGCCAGCAACGCCAGCTCTTCGCAGGCGTTGCAGGCGTCGTCCCTGGTCGGCCGTTCAGTGATCGTGCAGACCAACAGCCTTCAGCTCGATGATCCGACCAAAGCGGTCAACGGCTCGGTCAACCTGACGTCGTCCATTGCCAGCGGCACCGTGACCATCAGCGACAGCACCGGCAAGGCCGTCAAAACCATTGACCTGGGCACCCGCGCAGCCGGCAGTGCTGCGTTCACCTGGGATGGCACGGATTCGAGCGGTGCCACGGTTCCTGTCGGTACATACACCGTCAAGGCCAGTGCGCCGATCAACGGTACGGCAACTGACCTGGCAGTTTACCTGCCGGCCACCGTCAACAGCGTGACCCTGAGCCAGACCGGCGGCGAGCTGACGCTCAACCTCGCCGGCCTGGGCCCGGTCGCCCTGTCCAAAGTTCAAACCATTGGTATATAG
- a CDS encoding tetratricopeptide repeat protein yields MSTLTDPQRAARTRGLNRYHLREYLNAESDLTIAATAGDRDSQYALGEIFRRREGDSTGTAKHWYQLAGAQDHVYSLLRLGDADSREKARELAQAAIDAGDASALLQMYELTQDMAWLNKAAVANNAEAIYIQALLYEKNPALRPPNARWESLLDVILRKAANAGFPPAMYWLSNRAGMYRNIPYQQYWLNKRLEHNDLNAVLNYSYALLHLFDTEQNLDRYNFNYDPIKGYGLLWLVVANTREYIRHREAAGVLETVTSELTPDQISAGKAFAQEWQDTHPPLSAYPLTYSDLR; encoded by the coding sequence ATGTCGACGTTGACCGATCCGCAAAGAGCGGCCAGGACACGAGGCCTGAACCGCTACCACCTGCGCGAGTATCTGAACGCTGAAAGCGACCTGACAATCGCCGCCACGGCAGGTGATCGCGACTCACAATATGCGCTGGGCGAAATTTTCCGGCGTCGCGAAGGCGATAGCACAGGCACGGCCAAACACTGGTATCAACTGGCGGGGGCGCAGGATCATGTCTATTCGCTGTTGCGCCTGGGCGATGCCGATTCGCGTGAGAAAGCCAGGGAACTGGCTCAAGCGGCGATCGACGCTGGCGATGCCAGTGCCCTGCTGCAGATGTACGAATTGACCCAGGATATGGCCTGGCTGAACAAGGCTGCCGTCGCCAACAATGCAGAAGCGATCTACATCCAGGCCCTGCTCTATGAAAAAAACCCAGCGCTCAGGCCACCCAATGCCAGATGGGAAAGTCTTCTGGACGTCATACTGAGAAAGGCCGCCAATGCCGGTTTTCCCCCAGCCATGTACTGGCTGAGCAATCGAGCAGGCATGTACCGCAATATCCCTTATCAGCAGTACTGGCTGAACAAGCGACTGGAGCACAACGATCTCAACGCCGTACTCAACTATAGCTACGCGCTGTTGCACCTGTTCGATACCGAACAGAACCTGGATCGCTACAACTTCAACTACGACCCGATCAAGGGTTATGGATTGCTGTGGCTGGTCGTCGCCAACACTCGGGAATACATCCGCCATCGCGAGGCCGCAGGCGTCCTGGAAACCGTCACAAGCGAGTTGACGCCTGATCAGATCAGCGCCGGCAAGGCGTTTGCCCAGGAGTGGCAAGACACCCATCCACCGCTGTCGGCGTATCCTTTGACCTACAGCGACCTCAGGTAA
- the flgA gene encoding flagellar basal body P-ring formation chaperone FlgA has protein sequence MNAQTTFFRHLTSNYRKWLCAVSAACLFTCGSPALADAVTLPDILIGVTQGFLEFTVEDYLATSQTQGRYEIQVNQIDPRLRMPMCDKELTASLESPAIPIGRVTVKVRCEGTSPWSVFVPAQVRLFREVVTTTRPLRRAGIIEPGDVAMRERDISLINQGYFTALDQAIGQKLTRPTVTDQVLTLVHLEQAEVISKGDQVVITARSGTLSVRMPGEALSNGGLREQIRVKNLNSQRVIKAQVMAPGQVEVAM, from the coding sequence ATGAACGCACAAACGACATTTTTCCGACACCTGACATCAAACTACCGCAAATGGCTTTGCGCGGTGTCTGCCGCCTGCCTGTTCACCTGTGGCAGCCCTGCCCTTGCTGATGCGGTTACCTTGCCTGACATACTTATCGGCGTCACTCAGGGCTTTCTTGAATTCACCGTAGAGGACTATCTGGCCACCAGTCAAACGCAAGGTCGCTACGAAATTCAGGTGAATCAGATTGATCCGCGCCTGCGCATGCCTATGTGCGACAAGGAATTGACAGCCAGCCTTGAGAGCCCGGCGATCCCGATCGGCCGGGTAACGGTCAAGGTTCGTTGTGAAGGAACATCGCCGTGGTCAGTGTTCGTGCCCGCTCAAGTGCGCCTGTTTCGTGAGGTTGTGACCACTACGCGACCGCTGCGACGCGCCGGCATTATCGAGCCCGGTGACGTGGCCATGCGTGAACGCGACATCAGCCTGATCAATCAGGGCTATTTCACCGCCCTCGATCAGGCCATTGGACAGAAACTTACCCGACCAACGGTTACCGATCAGGTCCTGACGCTGGTTCATCTGGAACAGGCAGAAGTCATCAGCAAGGGCGACCAAGTGGTGATTACCGCCCGCAGTGGTACGCTCAGCGTGCGCATGCCGGGTGAAGCCCTGTCCAATGGCGGGCTGCGGGAACAGATCAGGGTGAAAAACCTCAATTCCCAGCGAGTCATCAAGGCACAGGTCATGGCTCCGGGGCAGGTGGAAGTGGCCATGTAG
- a CDS encoding efflux RND transporter periplasmic adaptor subunit yields the protein MAFFSRSRIAFATLLVCALLSWLAWSYWAPSPKKYLTTTVTVENLDETVLASGVVKPFQQVSVGAQVNGQLKSLKAGLGDTVRQGQLLAEIDPLLPQNELLKARAALLSVRAQHRARQAMIRQYELDFRRKQSLVASEAGSRADLEIAEAQLQSARAELASLAAQIAQAEIEIRIAEVNLGYTRINAPMDGEVISVVTKEGQTVVSAQSVPTLLILAQLDRMTVEARISEADVVRVKPGQSVSFNVLGDPDRRFESHIRAVEPAPESIVRQDQMQGSGGSAAGSADAAVYYNALFEVPNEDRSLRTSMTAQVSVLLNSAQKATTLSVAALGKRVADGRYEVRQLIDGQPHTVLVKTGLRNDLIVQVLDGLKEHDEVVLGEELAPL from the coding sequence ATGGCTTTTTTTTCTCGCTCCCGCATTGCGTTCGCAACACTGTTGGTTTGTGCCTTGTTGTCCTGGTTGGCCTGGAGCTACTGGGCTCCTTCCCCGAAAAAATACCTGACCACCACCGTCACGGTCGAAAACCTGGACGAGACGGTGCTGGCCAGCGGCGTGGTCAAGCCCTTCCAGCAAGTCAGCGTTGGTGCTCAGGTCAACGGTCAACTGAAAAGCCTCAAGGCCGGGTTGGGCGATACCGTGCGCCAAGGTCAGTTGCTGGCCGAAATCGATCCCCTGTTGCCGCAGAATGAGTTGCTCAAGGCTCGCGCCGCGCTGCTCAGTGTTCGTGCCCAGCATCGGGCCCGACAGGCAATGATCCGCCAGTACGAACTCGATTTTCGCCGCAAGCAAAGCCTGGTCGCCAGCGAGGCGGGCTCGCGCGCAGATCTGGAGATCGCCGAGGCGCAGTTGCAAAGCGCTCGCGCGGAACTGGCTTCCCTGGCGGCACAAATCGCCCAGGCTGAAATAGAAATCAGGATCGCCGAAGTCAACCTGGGCTACACGCGTATCAATGCGCCAATGGACGGCGAAGTGATTTCCGTGGTGACCAAGGAAGGTCAGACCGTTGTTTCCGCGCAGAGTGTTCCGACGTTACTGATCCTTGCTCAGCTCGACCGGATGACTGTCGAGGCGAGGATCTCCGAGGCTGATGTGGTGCGGGTCAAGCCCGGTCAATCGGTGTCCTTCAACGTTTTGGGCGACCCGGATCGGCGTTTTGAAAGTCATATACGCGCGGTTGAGCCGGCTCCGGAATCCATTGTCCGTCAGGATCAGATGCAGGGCTCGGGTGGTTCGGCGGCGGGCAGTGCCGATGCGGCGGTGTATTACAACGCACTGTTTGAGGTGCCCAATGAAGATCGCTCATTACGCACCTCGATGACTGCGCAAGTCAGCGTGCTGCTGAACTCGGCGCAAAAGGCCACGACGCTGTCCGTGGCCGCGCTTGGCAAGCGTGTCGCTGACGGTCGCTATGAAGTGCGCCAGTTGATCGATGGTCAGCCGCACACCGTGCTGGTGAAAACCGGGCTGCGCAACGACCTGATCGTCCAGGTGCTGGACGGACTCAAGGAACACGACGAAGTCGTGCTCGGTGAAGAGCTCGCGCCACTATGA
- the cheR gene encoding protein-glutamate O-methyltransferase CheR has translation MSTGNLDFEQFRVFLEKACGILLGENKQYLVSSRLNKLMETQGIKSLGELVQRIQTQPRSGLREQVVDAMTTNETLWFRDTYPFEVLKNKVLPEAIKAAPGQRLRIWSAACSSGQEPYSLSMSIDEFERVNMGQLKMGVQIVATDLSGTMLTNCKTGEYDSLAIGRGLSPERLQRFFDPKGPGRWAIKAPIKSRVEFRSFNLLDSYASLGKFDIVFCRNVLIYFSAEVKKDILLRIHSTLKPGGYLFLGASEALNGLPDHYQMVQCSPGIIYQAK, from the coding sequence TTGTCTACGGGTAATTTGGATTTCGAACAGTTCCGGGTGTTTCTGGAAAAAGCCTGTGGCATTTTGCTCGGTGAAAACAAGCAGTACCTGGTTTCGAGCCGTCTCAACAAACTGATGGAAACGCAGGGTATCAAGTCCCTGGGTGAGCTGGTCCAGCGTATCCAGACCCAGCCGCGCAGTGGTTTGCGCGAGCAGGTGGTGGACGCCATGACCACCAACGAAACCCTGTGGTTTCGCGACACCTATCCGTTTGAAGTCTTGAAAAACAAGGTACTGCCCGAAGCAATCAAGGCCGCTCCGGGCCAGCGTCTGCGAATCTGGTCGGCTGCCTGCTCGTCGGGTCAGGAACCGTACTCGCTGTCGATGTCCATCGACGAGTTCGAGCGGGTCAACATGGGCCAGCTGAAGATGGGCGTGCAGATTGTTGCCACCGATCTTTCGGGCACCATGCTGACCAACTGCAAAACCGGCGAGTACGACAGCCTGGCCATCGGTCGCGGTTTGTCGCCCGAGCGCCTGCAGCGATTTTTCGACCCGAAAGGGCCGGGCCGCTGGGCAATCAAGGCACCGATCAAGAGCCGGGTGGAGTTTCGCTCGTTCAACTTGCTGGACAGCTACGCCAGCCTGGGCAAGTTCGACATTGTGTTCTGCCGCAACGTGCTGATCTACTTCTCCGCCGAGGTGAAGAAAGACATCCTGCTGCGCATTCACAGCACGCTCAAGCCCGGTGGTTATCTGTTCCTTGGCGCTTCCGAAGCGCTGAACGGTTTGCCGGATCATTACCAGATGGTCCAGTGCAGCCCGGGGATCATCTACCAGGCGAAGTAA
- a CDS encoding flagella synthesis protein FlgN, translated as MHDTNLLQLITDDFAPAQHLLGLLQTESLALHGRDMPLLEEILAQKQALIILLEQHGRKRSEILASLNLPLTREGLEQLANHSSIGQQLMEQSDVLTDLLAQCQAANLKNGQSIQIQQATTANQLKILTGGEPPALYDARGSTSRMAGPRPLSQA; from the coding sequence ATGCACGACACTAATTTACTGCAACTGATCACCGACGACTTTGCTCCAGCTCAACATTTGCTGGGGTTACTGCAAACCGAGTCCCTCGCCTTGCACGGTCGCGACATGCCACTGCTCGAAGAAATTCTGGCGCAGAAACAGGCATTGATCATTCTGCTTGAACAGCATGGCCGCAAGCGCAGCGAAATCCTCGCCAGCCTCAACCTGCCGCTTACTCGCGAAGGCCTGGAGCAACTCGCCAACCATTCGAGCATTGGTCAGCAGTTGATGGAACAGAGCGATGTACTGACCGATCTGCTGGCTCAATGCCAGGCGGCCAATCTCAAAAATGGCCAGTCGATCCAGATACAGCAGGCCACTACGGCCAATCAGCTGAAAATCCTCACCGGCGGTGAACCGCCAGCGCTCTATGATGCGCGCGGATCAACTTCCAGGATGGCCGGGCCTCGTCCGCTAAGCCAGGCTTGA
- the flgE gene encoding flagellar hook protein FlgE, with translation MSFNIGLSGLYAANKQLDVTGNNIANVGTTGFKSSRTEFADVYSATKLGTGSKVVGSGVALANVSQQFTQGDISNTGNVLDMGINGSGFFTLSSNGSTSYTRAGTFQVDKNGFITNTGGTARLQGYGADGNGNIINGVLTDLKIDTSNLAPKSSSLVTSTINLNSTVPVIDDTVAANKFDPTNTATFANPGSFSTPIYDSQGNQHAMTQYMVKTGSNTWKVYTLVDGRNPDATGSDPKTTPPVASTLTFDANGKLTQVSTPNPAGGAPIISSDLKMTGWVPGTVTNGVFTANGAAANPAGITISMASTTQYNADTARSIPTQDGYATGTITNLTIDGTGTLFANFSNNQNKAIGQVALASFTNEQGLQAVGGTSWKETFASGIPGYDAPGTGTLGSIQSNSLEDSNVNLTNELVNLITAQSNYQANAKTISTQSTIMQTIIQMT, from the coding sequence ATGTCTTTCAATATCGGCCTTAGCGGTCTCTATGCAGCCAACAAACAACTGGACGTAACCGGTAACAACATTGCCAACGTCGGGACCACCGGTTTCAAATCCTCGCGTACCGAGTTCGCCGATGTCTACTCGGCGACCAAACTGGGCACCGGCAGCAAAGTGGTCGGCAGCGGCGTGGCCCTGGCCAACGTTTCCCAGCAGTTCACCCAGGGTGACATCAGCAACACCGGTAACGTACTGGACATGGGCATCAACGGTTCGGGCTTCTTTACCCTGAGCAGCAACGGTTCGACGTCCTACACCCGTGCCGGTACGTTCCAGGTCGACAAGAATGGTTTCATTACCAATACCGGCGGAACAGCCCGTTTGCAGGGTTACGGCGCAGACGGCAACGGCAATATCATCAACGGCGTGTTGACCGACCTGAAAATCGACACCTCGAACCTGGCGCCGAAGTCCAGCTCCCTGGTGACGTCGACAATCAACTTGAACTCCACAGTGCCTGTTATTGATGACACCGTTGCAGCCAACAAGTTTGACCCGACGAACACCGCGACCTTCGCCAACCCAGGCTCGTTCAGCACCCCGATCTATGACAGCCAAGGCAACCAGCATGCCATGACTCAGTACATGGTGAAGACTGGATCCAACACCTGGAAGGTCTACACCCTGGTAGATGGTCGTAACCCGGATGCCACCGGCAGCGATCCAAAAACCACCCCGCCAGTTGCCTCTACGCTGACGTTCGACGCTAACGGCAAGCTGACTCAGGTGAGCACACCTAACCCTGCCGGTGGCGCTCCGATCATCAGCAGCGACCTGAAGATGACTGGCTGGGTACCGGGCACGGTGACCAATGGCGTCTTTACGGCCAACGGCGCAGCCGCCAACCCGGCAGGCATTACCATCTCCATGGCCAGCACCACTCAGTACAACGCTGACACCGCCCGCTCGATCCCGACTCAGGACGGTTATGCCACCGGCACGATCACCAACCTGACCATCGATGGCACCGGTACCCTGTTCGCCAACTTCAGCAACAACCAGAACAAGGCTATCGGCCAGGTTGCGCTGGCCAGCTTCACCAACGAGCAAGGCTTGCAGGCGGTAGGCGGCACCAGCTGGAAAGAAACCTTCGCCTCGGGTATCCCGGGCTACGATGCTCCGGGAACCGGAACGCTGGGTTCTATCCAGTCCAACTCCCTGGAAGATTCCAACGTCAACCTGACCAACGAACTGGTCAACCTGATCACGGCGCAGAGCAACTACCAGGCAAACGCCAAGACCATCTCCACCCAGAGCACCATCATGCAGACCATCATTCAGATGACCTGA
- the flgM gene encoding flagellar biosynthesis anti-sigma factor FlgM, with amino-acid sequence MVIDFSRLNSSSSLTGSTRTSASKDTADAGKSAPLTTAAEQASTTQSGESVHLSNEAQQLQKVTDTLRDQPAVDNARVAQLKAAIADGSYKVDSNRVASKLLNFEAQR; translated from the coding sequence ATGGTCATCGATTTCAGCCGTTTGAACAGCTCCTCGTCACTGACGGGCAGTACACGTACCAGCGCCAGCAAGGACACCGCCGACGCCGGCAAATCCGCGCCGCTGACTACTGCGGCCGAACAGGCCAGTACCACCCAAAGCGGGGAATCGGTACATCTCAGCAATGAGGCTCAACAGTTGCAGAAGGTCACTGACACGCTGCGCGATCAGCCTGCCGTCGACAACGCCCGTGTGGCGCAGTTGAAAGCAGCGATTGCCGATGGCAGCTATAAAGTCGACAGCAACCGTGTAGCCAGCAAACTGCTCAACTTCGAAGCCCAGCGCTAG
- a CDS encoding chemotaxis protein CheV has protein sequence MAGVMDSVNQRTQLVGQNRLELLLFRLDGQQLYGINVFKVREVLQCPKLTVMPKSSPVVCGVANIRGATIPILDLAMATGSGRLLDQSNPFVIITEYNTKTQGFLVRSVERIVNMNWEEIHPPPKGTGRDHYLTAVTRVDNQLVEIIDVEKILAEVAPTPEAISVGVVDVETQHKALSLRVLTVDDSSVARKQVTRCLQTIGVEVVALNDGRQALDYLRKLVDEGKKPEEEFLMMISDIEMPEMDGYTLTAEIRGDPRMQKLHIILHTSLSGVFNQAMVKKVGADDFLAKFRPDDLASRVVDRIKAADIS, from the coding sequence ATGGCTGGTGTAATGGATTCGGTAAACCAGCGCACGCAACTGGTAGGGCAGAATCGCCTTGAGCTGTTGTTGTTCCGTCTCGACGGCCAGCAGCTTTATGGGATCAACGTGTTCAAGGTTCGTGAGGTGCTGCAATGCCCCAAACTGACCGTGATGCCCAAGTCCAGTCCCGTCGTGTGCGGTGTGGCGAATATTCGGGGGGCAACCATCCCGATCCTCGATCTGGCGATGGCGACCGGTTCCGGTCGGCTGCTTGATCAAAGCAATCCCTTCGTGATCATCACGGAGTACAACACCAAGACCCAGGGCTTCCTGGTCCGGTCGGTGGAGCGCATCGTCAACATGAACTGGGAGGAGATCCATCCGCCACCCAAGGGCACGGGACGCGATCATTACCTCACCGCTGTGACTCGGGTCGACAATCAGTTAGTCGAAATCATCGACGTCGAAAAAATCCTGGCGGAAGTTGCGCCGACACCGGAAGCGATTTCGGTGGGCGTGGTGGATGTCGAAACCCAGCACAAGGCGCTGTCGTTGCGGGTGTTGACAGTCGATGACTCGTCGGTGGCACGCAAGCAGGTGACCCGTTGCCTGCAGACGATCGGCGTTGAAGTGGTGGCGTTGAACGACGGTCGACAAGCGCTGGATTATCTGCGCAAGCTGGTCGATGAGGGCAAGAAGCCGGAAGAAGAGTTCCTGATGATGATTTCCGACATCGAGATGCCGGAAATGGACGGGTACACCCTGACGGCCGAGATCCGCGGCGACCCGCGCATGCAAAAGCTTCATATCATCCTGCATACTTCGTTGTCCGGGGTATTCAATCAGGCGATGGTCAAGAAAGTCGGTGCCGATGACTTCCTGGCCAAGTTCCGCCCTGATGACCTGGCATCCCGGGTAGTCGACCGGATCAAAGCAGCAGATATCAGCTAG
- the flgB gene encoding flagellar basal body rod protein FlgB, with product MSISFDKALGIHEQALGFRAQRAEVLANNIANADTPNYKARDLDFSKVLAAQNEKTQNGTFALNMTNSRHIEAQGLGNGDESLLYRTPMQPSIDQNTVDAQLEQSNYAENAVGFQASFTLLNSKFKGLVSALRGE from the coding sequence ATGAGCATCAGCTTCGATAAAGCGCTCGGTATCCACGAACAGGCACTGGGCTTCCGCGCCCAGCGTGCCGAAGTGCTGGCCAACAACATTGCCAACGCCGATACCCCGAACTACAAGGCTCGGGACCTGGACTTCTCCAAAGTGCTTGCCGCACAGAACGAGAAAACCCAGAACGGCACCTTTGCCTTGAACATGACCAACAGCCGTCATATCGAAGCGCAAGGCCTGGGCAATGGTGACGAGTCGCTGCTGTATCGCACGCCGATGCAACCGTCGATCGACCAGAACACCGTGGATGCTCAGCTGGAACAGTCCAACTACGCAGAAAACGCCGTGGGCTTCCAGGCCAGCTTCACCCTGCTCAACAGCAAATTCAAAGGGCTGGTTTCAGCCCTGCGTGGAGAATAA
- the flgC gene encoding flagellar basal body rod protein FlgC, translated as MSLASVFNIAGSGMSAQTTRLNTVASNIANAETVSSSIDQTYRARHPVFATMFQGGQSGGSDSLFQSQDAAGQGVQVLGVVEDQSNLEARYEPNHPAADAKGYVYYPNVNVVEEMADMISASRSFQTNAEMMNTAKTMMQKVLTLGQ; from the coding sequence ATGTCTCTTGCCAGCGTTTTCAACATTGCCGGTAGCGGCATGAGTGCCCAGACCACTCGCCTTAACACCGTCGCCTCGAACATCGCCAACGCCGAAACCGTCTCGTCGAGCATCGACCAGACTTACCGCGCCCGTCACCCGGTGTTCGCCACCATGTTCCAGGGTGGCCAGAGCGGCGGCAGCGATTCGCTGTTTCAGAGCCAGGACGCCGCCGGTCAAGGCGTGCAAGTGCTGGGCGTGGTCGAAGACCAGAGCAACCTGGAAGCACGCTACGAGCCGAACCACCCGGCTGCCGACGCCAAGGGCTACGTCTACTACCCGAACGTCAACGTCGTCGAAGAAATGGCCGACATGATTTCCGCGAGCCGTTCGTTCCAGACCAACGCCGAAATGATGAACACCGCCAAAACCATGATGCAGAAGGTCCTGACCCTCGGTCAGTGA
- a CDS encoding MFS transporter yields the protein MRQIWKSFRALYFASLMMLIGSGLLSTYLGLRLAADHVDSLWVGALMAANYFGLVLGGKIGHRLIARVGHIRAYAACAGIVGAAVLGHGLINWLPAWLFLRVIVGLGMMCQYMVIESWLNEQAEAKQRGLVFSGYMIASYLGLVLGQLILVLHPALGLELLMLVALCFALCLVPVALTRRIHPAPLHPAPMEPRFFIKRVPQSLSTVMGAGLIVGSFYGLAPLYASQQGLSTEQVGLFMGSCIFAGLLVQWPLGWLSDRYDRALLIRCFALCLAVAALPLAIMTQVPLEVLFIAGFLCSLVQFCLYPLAVAFSNDHVEGDRRVSLTAMLLVTYGVGASIGPLVAGVLMKLFGSHMLYAFFSFFALVLVWRIRPKAVTNLHQVDDAPLHHVAMPDSMSSSPLVAALDPRVDEQVVQDQMQNPIDPDPAPEPDPAPETDPPADDPNAPREQSFTEARP from the coding sequence ATGCGCCAAATCTGGAAATCCTTTCGAGCGCTGTATTTCGCCTCGCTGATGATGTTGATCGGCTCGGGCCTGTTGAGTACCTACCTGGGCTTGCGCCTGGCAGCCGATCATGTCGACAGCTTGTGGGTCGGTGCCCTGATGGCGGCCAACTATTTCGGCCTGGTACTGGGCGGCAAGATCGGTCACCGACTGATTGCCCGGGTCGGGCATATCCGCGCCTATGCCGCGTGTGCCGGGATCGTCGGCGCGGCGGTGCTGGGGCACGGTTTGATCAACTGGTTGCCGGCCTGGCTGTTTCTGCGGGTGATCGTCGGCCTCGGCATGATGTGCCAATACATGGTCATCGAGAGCTGGCTGAACGAGCAGGCGGAAGCCAAGCAGCGCGGGCTGGTGTTCAGCGGCTACATGATCGCCTCCTACCTGGGGCTGGTCTTGGGGCAACTGATTCTGGTCCTGCACCCGGCGCTGGGCCTTGAGCTGCTGATGCTGGTGGCGCTGTGCTTTGCCTTGTGTCTTGTACCGGTCGCACTGACACGGCGCATTCACCCGGCGCCCTTGCATCCGGCGCCAATGGAGCCACGGTTCTTCATCAAGCGTGTGCCGCAGTCGCTGAGTACGGTAATGGGCGCCGGGCTGATCGTCGGCTCGTTCTACGGTTTGGCGCCGCTGTACGCATCGCAGCAAGGACTGTCCACGGAGCAAGTCGGTCTGTTCATGGGCAGCTGCATTTTTGCAGGCTTGCTGGTGCAGTGGCCGCTGGGCTGGCTGTCCGATCGTTATGATCGGGCGTTGTTGATCCGCTGCTTTGCCCTGTGCCTGGCGGTGGCTGCCTTGCCGCTGGCGATCATGACCCAGGTGCCGCTGGAGGTGCTGTTTATTGCCGGCTTCCTGTGTTCGCTGGTGCAGTTCTGCCTGTATCCGCTGGCGGTGGCTTTTTCCAACGACCACGTCGAAGGTGATCGCCGGGTGTCCCTGACGGCGATGTTGCTGGTGACCTACGGCGTGGGGGCGAGTATCGGGCCGCTGGTGGCCGGCGTTTTGATGAAGCTGTTCGGCAGTCACATGTTGTATGCGTTCTTCAGTTTCTTCGCCTTAGTGCTGGTGTGGCGGATTCGCCCGAAAGCCGTCACCAATCTGCATCAGGTGGACGACGCGCCGCTGCACCATGTGGCCATGCCCGACAGCATGTCCAGTTCGCCGCTGGTCGCAGCGCTTGACCCGCGTGTCGATGAACAAGTGGTGCAGGATCAGATGCAGAACCCGATCGATCCTGATCCAGCTCCTGAACCTGATCCGGCTCCCGAAACCGATCCACCTGCGGATGATCCGAATGCACCCCGCGAGCAAAGTTTCACCGAGGCCAGGCCTTAA
- a CDS encoding flagellar brake protein, producing the protein MFNALNAEDAPQPPKVLTTPLEISGNLRQLQDSHDPLIITFHERSQRFQSYLVDVDRDSNMIALDEMIPRDGERFLLAGEPFRVEGFHDGVRIAWESNGPLTIDESGGGRCYRGALPDEVVYHQRRNAFRAALKLAQLVNVELGGEKLKAPINGKLLDISATGCKLRFDGDITSSLQLGQVYDRFIAALPFGSMTAPVELRYLHFEERINTTFAGVRFHNMSGLVQRQVERFVYQLQREARRFDKDDI; encoded by the coding sequence GTGTTCAATGCCTTAAACGCGGAAGACGCTCCGCAGCCACCCAAGGTGCTCACCACGCCACTGGAAATCTCCGGCAACCTGCGCCAGCTGCAAGACAGCCATGACCCGCTGATCATCACGTTCCACGAGCGCAGCCAGCGCTTCCAGAGCTATCTGGTGGACGTCGACCGTGACAGCAACATGATTGCCCTGGACGAAATGATTCCCCGTGACGGCGAGCGTTTCCTGTTGGCCGGCGAACCGTTTCGGGTCGAAGGTTTTCATGACGGCGTGCGGATCGCCTGGGAAAGCAACGGCCCGCTGACCATCGACGAATCTGGCGGTGGCCGCTGCTACCGTGGCGCGCTGCCTGATGAAGTGGTTTACCACCAGCGTCGCAATGCCTTTCGTGCAGCACTGAAACTGGCTCAACTGGTGAACGTCGAGCTGGGCGGCGAAAAGCTCAAGGCGCCAATCAACGGCAAGCTGCTCGACATTTCCGCCACCGGCTGCAAGCTGCGTTTCGACGGCGATATCACATCCAGCCTGCAACTGGGCCAGGTCTACGACCGTTTCATCGCCGCCCTGCCCTTCGGCAGCATGACGGCACCCGTAGAGCTGCGTTACCTGCACTTCGAAGAAAGGATCAACACCACCTTTGCCGGCGTGCGCTTTCACAACATGAGTGGCCTGGTGCAGCGCCAGGTTGAGCGCTTTGTCTATCAGTTGCAACGTGAAGCCCGACGCTTCGACAAAGACGACATCTGA